In the genome of Propionispora hippei DSM 15287, one region contains:
- a CDS encoding phage tail sheath subtilisin-like domain-containing protein, producing the protein MAGGEWEITDLPVLPGLYMNFKAAALAAVTTGDRGTVVLPYKAHWGKVGGFTDLYRETDILNTFGALEDSNGSTFYKTLRMCVLGGAKKILGYRLATSKAAEATLTLKSAADKDIVKLTAKYKGERGNGFKITIAPSLTATGYYTMKLYEDTTLLKTYSFQTWAELINVVNTANTYVLAAKVAADTDVTGKDFKSITSTPLTGGDSGIEGIAAKDYIEMLNVLETESFNYLSLDGVTDPAIQTSIASWVINMRKNGKKIVCIMGGTAADDVADDAVDKAVARSAGFNHEGIVNVGTGVILDGVSYSSAEVAPFVAGLIAGQKLSESTTYASTSFDDVTRRWRGGRSSEQEAAVKGGVFLFIYDGKIVKPLIGINTLITLRQSQNNAFKKIRSIRTMDAIDSDMQATAEANYIGKINNTQEGKLALVGACKQYMEVCAQGGIIEPGTYDVVLNPTYHGASATIKAEPNQVFLKWNAQITDVIEQIFSDFICE; encoded by the coding sequence ATGGCAGGTGGTGAGTGGGAAATTACAGACCTTCCCGTGTTGCCTGGTCTGTATATGAACTTCAAGGCGGCAGCCTTGGCAGCAGTAACGACAGGCGACCGCGGCACGGTGGTCCTTCCGTATAAAGCTCATTGGGGCAAGGTCGGAGGATTTACGGATCTGTACCGTGAAACCGACATTCTCAACACGTTCGGAGCACTGGAAGATAGCAATGGATCTACGTTCTACAAAACGTTGCGCATGTGCGTATTGGGCGGAGCAAAGAAAATCCTTGGGTATCGTCTTGCTACCAGCAAGGCAGCAGAAGCGACGCTGACACTGAAAAGCGCGGCGGATAAGGATATTGTAAAGCTGACAGCCAAATATAAGGGCGAGCGCGGCAACGGATTCAAGATCACGATTGCACCGTCGCTTACCGCCACAGGGTATTACACGATGAAGCTCTACGAGGACACGACACTGCTCAAAACGTATTCGTTCCAGACCTGGGCAGAGCTTATCAACGTGGTTAATACGGCAAACACTTATGTTTTGGCGGCGAAAGTTGCAGCAGATACGGACGTTACAGGCAAGGATTTCAAGTCTATTACCTCTACGCCTCTTACCGGCGGCGACAGCGGCATCGAAGGCATTGCGGCAAAGGACTACATCGAAATGTTGAACGTTCTTGAGACGGAAAGTTTCAATTACCTCTCATTGGATGGTGTTACAGACCCGGCCATTCAGACGTCCATTGCCTCTTGGGTAATCAATATGCGCAAGAACGGCAAGAAGATCGTCTGCATCATGGGTGGTACGGCTGCCGACGACGTTGCCGACGACGCAGTAGACAAGGCGGTTGCCAGATCTGCTGGTTTCAACCATGAAGGAATTGTAAATGTTGGCACCGGCGTTATTCTTGACGGCGTTTCGTACTCGTCCGCAGAAGTAGCGCCGTTCGTTGCCGGCCTCATTGCGGGACAGAAACTTTCCGAATCCACGACATACGCATCGACCTCTTTTGACGATGTAACGCGCAGGTGGAGAGGCGGGCGCAGCAGCGAGCAGGAAGCGGCCGTAAAAGGCGGCGTGTTCTTGTTTATCTATGACGGAAAGATCGTCAAACCGTTAATCGGCATCAACACGTTGATTACATTACGGCAGAGCCAGAACAACGCATTCAAGAAGATCCGCTCAATACGCACGATGGACGCTATCGACAGTGATATGCAGGCCACGGCAGAAGCAAACTACATCGGAAAGATCAACAACACGCAGGAAGGCAAGTTGGCATTGGTAGGGGCTTGCAAGCAGTACATGGAGGTATGCGCTCAAGGCGGTATTATTGAGCCGGGTACCTATGATGTTGTGCTGAATCCTACTTATCATGGGGCCAGCGCGACGATCAAGGCGGAGCCGAATCAGGTATTCCTGAAATGGAATGCGCAGATCACAGATGTCATTGAGCAGATTTTCTCTGACTTCATCTGCGAATAA
- a CDS encoding capsid cement protein, which yields MAYIGQPVPSTLVDIGQLKVSDGKSVDVTVPAAAGTVAGAFCVLDGFFGLALQTIVAAENTAGATIALQIEQAEYVTDQIDTAKTFKKGATLYFDPAKSVFTDDSTVIGAFMVGRVSEAKSAEKTIQFILYPQAKA from the coding sequence ATGGCATACATTGGACAGCCGGTACCGAGTACCTTAGTAGATATTGGACAGTTGAAGGTCAGTGATGGCAAGAGTGTAGATGTTACCGTACCAGCAGCAGCCGGGACAGTGGCAGGTGCTTTCTGCGTGCTGGATGGGTTCTTTGGTTTGGCTTTGCAGACGATTGTTGCAGCGGAGAACACCGCCGGAGCTACGATTGCATTGCAGATTGAGCAGGCAGAGTACGTGACAGATCAGATTGATACGGCCAAAACCTTCAAAAAGGGCGCGACGCTGTATTTCGATCCGGCAAAGAGCGTATTCACGGACGATAGCACGGTAATTGGCGCTTTCATGGTGGGCCGTGTTTCTGAAGCCAAATCGGCAGAGAAAACGATTCAATTTATCTTATATCCACAGGCAAAGGCATAA